In Zingiber officinale cultivar Zhangliang chromosome 3A, Zo_v1.1, whole genome shotgun sequence, the DNA window GTGTATCCTTAAACAATGCGATATTTAAGGTGGTTCATAATGCAGCTTGACAAGAATTTTCATCCACATCTAGCTGACTTCGGTTTGGCTACCTACACGAAGGATCTTAAACATATATCAGTTCACAACTGGAGGTCATCTGGCAAGCCTACTGGTGGTTTTCACAAAAAAAACATGGTGGGAACTCTCATCTATATGGCACCAGAAATTCTGAGGAAGGATATTCACACAGAAAAGTCAGACGTCTACAGTTTTGCAATATCTATAAAGTAAGAATAATAGAATTGCCTATATATTAATTAGAAACTGTCATTATTCAGGTTATATGGCTTTTGTTAACCCCACATTGTGACTTTTATGCCATGGAGGATACTAAATACATGATTACTACTGTGGACGAGCACTGTTAAAATAAAATGAGCAGTAGTTAACAAACAATTGCATGCTATTCATAATCGATACGGAAAAAGCAAACTTATATGAATTATGCTGTATATAGGCATGCCATGCTTCGGTTACAAAAACAATAAATGAACTGGCTAAATAtacatttattttgtttttaaagCAAACATCTGATAGAAAACTAACAAAAAAtgtgcttatatatatatatatatatatatatatataattctggGAGCAAATGTAAGATGTGATGAAAGCAACAATGTTGGGACAATGAGATAGTAGAAGTGGATAATTCGTGTTTCATTCTTTCATTGTTGTTCATGTTTGAGAAATTATTTACTAGTGCTTGCAATTTAGCTATTTGTTGTATTACTCTATAGGTAGTTCACTAGTTCATTTTGGTACACAATTAACAGAAGTTGTTGAGTGCAGCATATTTATACGGACATATTTTCTGTACAGTAAATGATTCTAGTTATTTGTTGTTCCTTCTTTATTCACAATGCTTTTAGAACTTGTGCAGCGAGATTCTTACTGGTGTTGTTCCTTACACAGATCTACAAGCAGAAGCCCAGGTACTATTGCAATGGTTATTGGCCAAGTCATTCAAATATCTATAATACGTTCCTAAATGATGATCAATGAAAATTTATTTAGCTTTATTTTCTGGAGAATAAGTTATATCTAGAATTACTTATTTATTATCAACGAGGTGCTCTTTTTGATGCCTATAAATAATCACACTATTGGTCCACTTATATCAAGAAAATTAATGAAATAATATTTAGTCTTTCACATTTGGAGGTCAAGCCTTTTTGTAATGATCACCCCCTTTTTCTTTCCTGCTTCTCATTTCCCATGTCACACCTTGCATGTGGTATCAAGACCACCGCTATCATCGAAAGCCATAGCCCCCTTCTAATGTTGTCATCATTTTCACTTGCATTATCATTGGACCACATCCAACACCAGTGCCAAAATGATCAACGCCTTGCGTCATGACCTCTCCAATCCATGTTCCCCTTTCTTAACAAAACTTGTTTGTTTCTCGCTGATGCAATCTCTGCTCCCgtaacgtttttttttttttaaatccgtGTTAATTTTTTTGtcattgaaaagaaaaagaaaattcatATAGTTTATTGTTGGTCAACCTCGAGGACAAGGTTGTTAAGTGATATGATTTGAGATGGAGATTAATTCAAATACCCATCAATTGATAATAATTCCTCTTCATTTCTATTTTTCTAAGTTGCCTTAttttctcttgaattaattattttcttGTAGAGAGCATACCCTCTTGGatgcctataaatatgtactcgTGGGTATCTTTTGCATCAAGCAAATTATTGAAATAGTATAGCTTTTGACATAGAGGTTGATCCTCTCAAAATATTCATCCCCTATCTCTCCCCCCTTCAAGTTCATTATGTTCTCCTTAGAATAAAAATTGGGCACCTATTAATCTTTATACTGAAACCTTTCAAACTAGCAGTTGTAATCTAGTACAATTATTTCTAAGCTTCACAAATAAATACTTTTCTTCCAAGCCTATGTTCTCTAAAATCACCATGATGTTTAATTGTTCGTGTTGTTTGATTATCGTCATCCATTTTGCATAGGCACGCCTAGCTTTGTCTTTAATTTTTCTTGATCTACCTTTAGAATTCTTTAAAATGAACTATCTtgatgattttaaaatatttcttaggcacACACTGTTCTTGAAATGAGCTATACCGAACAACAACTTACATCAGAAGTTTCCATTGGTCTAAGGCCTGCTCTTGCTGACCATCAATCTGGTGGTCCACCAAGTTTGTTGTCGCTTATTGAAAGGTCATGGCATCAAAATCCACTGGATAGACCTTCATTTGATGATATTGTCAAGGAGTTGTGGATGCTTATGAATCAAAGAAGCATCTCTTATCTACCATTATTCACTTCCAACACTCATTTTCAAGATAGcaccaatgagctcaaatatatTCAAGAAGAGTTTAATTGGTTAGCATGTGGAGAAGAATTAGCAAAAAAAGCAATTGCTGAAAAGTCAAATATGACAACTTGCTGCAGTTCTGTTTGTGACACTCCACGCTATAACCCAACTTTGTCCTGGGGATCCTTTGCAACCCGTGGAAGAAGGGAGAAAATGGAAGACACACACTTCCTCCTTCCAAATCTATGCAAAGACAAGGGTGTTCACGCTTTTGGGATTTTTGATGGTCATAGAGGTGTATATTTGATTCAATATCAGTTAATACTCTCAAGATACGAATCTTAACTAAAAATTTGATGTGTGCAGGAGCAGCCGCAGCAGAGTTTGCTTCTCAAGCACTGCCAGTGTTCCTAAGGAACTCTGATTATATGTGCAGGTTTCCTTCTGTTTAATGCTCTTCTCTGTTATTTTAAGGTCATCACTCTTCTTATTTGAATAAATTGCAGTCCTGCAGACTCGCTTACTGAAGCTTTTATAAAGACAGACTTAGCTTTCAGAGATGAGCTGGCATTCCACCTTAACTCTAGAAGAGCTGCTCAGAAAGATTGGCATCCTGGTTGCACGGCAATAACAGCACTAATATCTGGGAACAACATTTATGTTGCAAACGCTGGTGATTGCCGAGCAATTATAAGTCGCAAAGGCTGCCCAATTCCTATGAGCAAAGTGTGAATCGTCACATAGTGCTGGCTATTTAGATAATAATCGTTGATCAAAATTGACACACTAAGGTACTGCTCTTCCTTGTAGGACCATGTTGCAAGCTGTCCTGAGGAAAGAACCCGTGTCATGGAAGAAGGCGCTGAAGTGAAATGGCAAGTAGATACATGGAGGGTGGGATCAGCTGCTCTCCAGGTTGCCTTATCCTCTCTTGAGAACAACTACTTTGGCTGAAGTTTTGGAAATTGGAACACATGCATACGAAtagttatatataatataatctaCTTCCTCAAGCAACTCAAACGGTTGAAAAAACAGACTAAATGCTCTCTTTAGTTATCCCTTCCAATAACCCAATGGCAAACTTTATTTGTTTTATACTTTCATGTGCCTCCAGTAGCCAAATGTTTTAATAACTTATCCCCTCTTGTCAGGTAACACGGTCAATTGGTGATGATGATCTGAAGCCTGCAGTGACAGCCAAACCAGAAATAGTTGAGACTTGCATTTCCTCCAATGATGAGTTTCTGGTAGTTCCTTTTATGTACTAAGTTGCTGAAtttgaaaccaaactatttgtcCCTTTTTTTCTTTACCTTTGGGTTGCATTATCATCACCGATTGAATCATTAGTACTAGGTGATAGGTCCCTTTTAAAGTTAAAGTTCCTATGATGCTACTTTGCATCTGCATCAATTGGCTTGCCTGCCATTCATTATGCTCCTCTTTCTCCCCTCGCTACAGCAGAGCAGGAGTGACCTTTTCCTGTAGCGAATATTTCTTTTCAAGATTCACTGTTCTTTACTCTTTTTTCTTTGACATCTGAGAAGAGGGATCTTTTGCTCGAATGGCTCAGTGGATGCTCCAAGGCACTGTGCTAAgattatatcattattaatatatcatcTAGGCGTTTTAGTCACTTTTAGTGGTATTAATTAGAATTTTCTTTGAACTCAGGTGATGGCTAGTGATGGGCTGTGGGACGTGATGAGGAATGAGGAGGTTGTGTCCATCATCAAAGACACTGTTAAAGAACCATGGATGTGTTCAAAGAGGTTAGCCACTGAAGCTGCTGAACGAGGAAGCAAAGATAACATCACTGTCATTGTGGTTTTCCTCCGTCCTGTCTCAACAGCTGAGAGAGTGTATTAGCTCAGGAGGAACCATCCCATAAGTGGCACATTGTAACTGTGCGTTTTCAGTCCTGTTTTAGCTTCCGACCGAATTCACTGACTTTTGAGTCGTTCGGTTGAAATATAGTTCCAGTGAAGCTCTGCCCTCTTATTTTCTGATCAATTCTTTTGTGATACCAAGTCGTATCAAGCAATGTATTTTCTTCGCTTTAAAGTTGTCTAAGTTCTTGAAGTTGACAACGAATTGGAGTCGGGAAAAGAAAGATTTGGTATATCGACTCTCTCTAGAAACGGACTAATGTATTGTGGTTGTTTGTGAAATTATTTGCAACAATATGCTTTATGAGTTTTCCCCTTGTTCGCTGCCCCTGTTCTCTTCAAGAATAGGCACAGCAGCATTGTTTTGAGAGGAAGCTATGATCTATGTGGAGATAATGTTGGTAAAAACAATGCAAtggttttgttttcattttcccCTTTCGTTGCTAATGGATATCTGTTGAATCAATATCTATCTAGATCCCTTCCTGGTTGCCACCAAAAGGCATCTAGGCTTGTCTCAGCGCTTCCGATAATTCATCCCCAGGTTAACATGGAAGAGATAAATCAAGAATAActattagtctttggaatagtgactgacACATGAGGGAGGTATTTATATCGATTATGTCGAGATTCGAATCCCAGATTTCATGATGACAATATCTTATACGTTAACCATTAAATCATCCAGAGGAGACATCTTGATCCCTTCCTAATTCATTAGGAAGAAGGCTCGCATGGACTTCTTTCCTAATTTCTCTATCCAATAAATCTAAAATACCGATTATGTTGAATCATGATTTTCTTAATTTACCACTTAATCACACACATACAGGATTGACAAACAAAATCATTTTTGCCCGAGGCTATAGTGCATTGGTTAAATCTCTAAATACAGATTTCAGGAATATCAAGATTGACCTTAGTTGTAATTAATTGTAGGAGATTTTCTCTCCAATGGATAGTCGGCCATTTAGATGGATCATCATAAGCGTCTCACGATTTATCCTCATAATGGATTTCGATCTTAGAAGTCTTAAGGGCAAGACTCAACTATGAtgaattatagaatatttttattctaATAGATAGTGAATCTGAGCAAGTGGGTCATTTGAATAGACTATCATGAGCATCTCTTGATTTATCTAAtgactaataatttttttttataagattaAATTGATGGATCTTAAAATTAATCCGTTGTCAACTAAACATAGAAAAAATCACTTTTGATTAGAAGTTTAGAATAACATAGCAGCATCCTCTGTCAACAGAACTGGCTGGtattattttcctttaaaatcccaaTTTTTCTATTAAAAATTCATCGACCATGTTTTTCCTATGGCAAatacttggaaaaaaaaaatccgaGAAAGCATTTTCCGGAAACATGTTCCTCCATACAAATGAAATTTGACAAAAGTCGGAAGGTGGcccaaattttaaattataaaagggtgtctagtttttattaaaaaataaacggACGTTCTTTCatgattttatttcaaaaatatttattcatCTGGTGCAATTATAAAAGCTATCAAATAGCTTTTACAATCGGTTGCAGTTACATGTAATTTCTTCGATATATAAAAGGTATCCTCGTAATTACTGGAATGTATTTATGatgaattaaaaatttataatttatattttataaaagTTATAAAGTAGCTGTTATAATTTATACATAGCAGTTACTATAATATATTGAAGCTACTATAACATATTTTGTAAATTTAGAATTTATGATTTAGTGGTTAGGATCTAAGATCCTTGAATACTAATTTAccaatttagttaaaattatttaaattttatccaaatgattttgaaatagttgtagaaatattttgaagatattaaaattttaaactctaaagTTACACTAAACACATTGTAACAACCATGGGATAGTTTCTACAtattataacatatgtaaattttaaatcctaaactcactttaaattaggggtgtcaattcggatgGGTCGGATCGgattgggtcgggttgggtcgggttgagtttttattttttagcCTAACCGGAACCCAACCCGAactcgagttcaacccaaaacacctcaacccgaacccgaacccgatcaacccgaacccgacccatataacccgaaaatcctat includes these proteins:
- the LOC122053219 gene encoding protein kinase and PP2C-like domain-containing protein, translating into MVVAVTAAEADANACYRGCCSSSSIPLRLPSSSFSLLSPIAKGAESTVFEARLLDGSGTKVAAKKPVLSTSDDLDHFHRQLQLLCKLDHPGLAKLVAANARPPDYLLFFELYEGRSLAERLHADGWIPSVDQVISIAYDLAKALLYLQNLGIVHRDVKPANILLDKNFHPHLADFGLATYTKDLKHISVHNWRSSGKPTGGFHKKNMVGTLIYMAPEILRKDIHTEKSDVYSFAISINEILTGVVPYTDLQAEAQAHTVLEMSYTEQQLTSEVSIGLRPALADHQSGGPPSLLSLIERSWHQNPLDRPSFDDIVKELWMLMNQRSISYLPLFTSNTHFQDSTNELKYIQEEFNWLACGEELAKKAIAEKSNMTTCCSSVCDTPRYNPTLSWGSFATRGRREKMEDTHFLLPNLCKDKGVHAFGIFDGHRGAAAAEFASQALPVFLRNSDYMCSPADSLTEAFIKTDLAFRDELAFHLNSRRAAQKDWHPGCTAITALISGNNIYVANAGDCRAIISRKGCPIPMSKDHVASCPEERTRVMEEGAEVKWQVDTWRVGSAALQVTRSIGDDDLKPAVTAKPEIVETCISSNDEFLVMASDGLWDVMRNEEVVSIIKDTVKEPWMCSKRLATEAAERGSKDNITVIVVFLRPVSTAERVY